One genomic region from Pecten maximus chromosome 5, xPecMax1.1, whole genome shotgun sequence encodes:
- the LOC117327539 gene encoding uncharacterized protein LOC117327539 translates to METLMTSPPASNTATDRINTALATLRSEMADLRQQDVMLMKQLIHINDTIQSLSKRRPSSHRPLKKKLSFVNGRREFVNSDESIPENTSHIQQKRMTWSFGGSFGSIDSSSSTEDMGFMDSDSDDSLYSTEQNLSDSLTSVTSRSLFIAKIPETDDQSYEEIFRRNIKLWKFSKSESFEHSVVS, encoded by the exons ATGGAAACTTTAATGACATCACCTCCAGCCAGTAATACTGCTACTGATAGAATTAACACAGCGTTAGCAACACTCAGGAGTGAAAtg GCTGACCTTCGTCAACAAGATGTGATGTTAATGAAACAGCTCATACACATCAACGACACAATCCAGAGTCTATCTAAGCGACGACCAAGTTCCCATAGACCACTGAAAAAgaaattatcatttgttaatGGACGGAGAgaatttgttaacagtgatgaATCGATTCCAGAAAATACCTCACACATCCAGCAAAAACGAATGACGTGGAGTTTCGGCGGATCCTTCGGTAGTATCG attCATCCAGTTCGACCGAAGACATGGGATTTATGGATTCAGATAGTGATGATAGTCTTTATAGCACAGAGCAAAACCTCAGCGACTCTTTAACCTCTGTAACGTCGAGATCCTTGTTCATTGCAAAAATTCCAGAAACGGATGATCAATCATATGAAGAAATTTTCAgaagaaatatcaaattatgGAAATTTTCTAAGTCAGAAAGCTTTGAACATTCAGTTGTATCTTGA